The following are from one region of the Aequoribacter fuscus genome:
- a CDS encoding transposase has product MSKHNRAFKLKLAKLAQSIPSREVGKRYGVASSLVRYWSQVYSINGADSFKHPHQPYSLKFKAHVLTTMTVNGWSLSYTSAHFDLSSQGILFQWHKLYAQEGLSRLTPRKNSRPNMTEHSTTLKPSAEMTEKELREELDYLRAENAVLKKLEALAQARKKKAKKRP; this is encoded by the coding sequence ATGTCCAAACACAATAGAGCTTTTAAGTTAAAGCTCGCCAAACTTGCTCAATCTATCCCTTCCAGGGAGGTGGGCAAGCGCTATGGGGTAGCATCCAGCCTCGTTCGATACTGGTCGCAGGTATACAGCATAAATGGTGCTGATAGTTTTAAGCACCCACATCAACCGTATTCACTTAAATTTAAAGCCCACGTACTGACAACGATGACGGTGAATGGCTGGTCTCTAAGCTATACCAGTGCCCACTTTGATTTGTCGAGTCAGGGCATATTATTTCAATGGCACAAGCTTTATGCTCAGGAAGGACTATCTCGCCTCACTCCCCGGAAAAATAGCAGGCCTAACATGACTGAGCACTCTACAACGCTTAAACCCTCAGCAGAAATGACTGAAAAAGAACTCAGAGAGGAATTGGATTATTTGCGGGCGGAGAATGCAGTCTTAAAAAAGTTAGAAGCCTTGGCTCAGGCCAGAAAGAAAAAAGCAAAGAAAAGACCCTAG
- a CDS encoding beta-glucosidase family protein produces the protein MTKSKLTMKNLAQIVGAIGLSATLMACNSASQDPKPTWRDTTLAPSERANLLLEAMTLEQKQQQLVGNVPEIVPELPHCYGARHVRGIAELGIPTLRITNGPVGIGQNDCVDANIITENSPFWAAYTDPSSAKATALPSAMAVAASFDTNMAALFGQVIADEAKALALQVFEAPGVNLARNPVLGRNFEYNGEDPYLAGKIATAQIKKIQSEGVIAMAKHYAANEQETNRMNISQTVAPQVLHELYLLPFEMAVKDGKVASLMCSYNDVNGHQMCENEVLLTGVLRDMWGFEGYVQSDFFAVKSTAKSMKAGLDHLMPQPLFWSPEKLNAALSSGELDISDIDLALKRRYTQMFKMGIFERPIVQTPMDIAGGGEKARIIGQNSVVLLQNNSTLPFSTSTQRVLVIGKASQVYAQQAVAGGVMVGKPMGAGGGSSDVVPHYTIAPVDGIKNVLKELGNPSAQVELALIEDDNSNLAQYAQAIRGADAIVIMVGSISEEGADRATLSDQTGVGTVVSMGDTLDWYTDHPNQITTVARTDDKPLNPERNSNTIEMISKILGISDDVATKTALVMKNNAGISLPKAGDIIGAAGPAIVEAWFPGQEDGHIVADVLWGKVNPSAKSPVTYPYSGMGFLDAIKGDARYFPGIEVSGKGAVEYLEGLNIGYRWYDANISGQCDVTPHGTNSCVAFPFGHGLSYTEFEMSEPELSVTDTGIVVRVNVKNIGARAGAQVVQVYAGIPSEEQPPKRLVAFDKVSLEAGESRNVEISIKFDASSHPFSTFDVASNQWVMPKGEHLVYVGTSSSPADLQSLSFNH, from the coding sequence GTGACTAAGAGTAAACTCACCATGAAAAACCTTGCCCAAATAGTCGGAGCCATCGGCTTAAGCGCCACGTTAATGGCCTGTAACTCTGCAAGCCAAGACCCGAAACCAACTTGGCGTGACACCACGCTAGCGCCCTCCGAGCGTGCAAACTTGTTGCTCGAGGCAATGACCCTAGAACAAAAACAGCAGCAGCTGGTGGGTAATGTACCCGAAATCGTTCCAGAACTTCCCCACTGCTATGGGGCTCGTCATGTTCGCGGTATCGCCGAACTGGGTATACCCACCCTGCGAATTACCAACGGCCCTGTGGGTATTGGTCAAAATGACTGCGTCGACGCGAATATCATCACCGAAAACAGTCCGTTTTGGGCGGCTTATACAGACCCGTCCTCAGCCAAAGCGACCGCCTTACCCTCGGCAATGGCAGTCGCCGCATCGTTTGACACAAATATGGCTGCACTCTTCGGACAAGTGATTGCCGACGAGGCAAAAGCGCTCGCTTTGCAAGTCTTCGAAGCACCCGGCGTTAACCTCGCAAGAAACCCGGTGCTAGGCCGTAATTTTGAATACAACGGAGAAGATCCCTATCTAGCCGGTAAAATCGCCACCGCGCAAATCAAAAAGATCCAATCAGAAGGTGTTATTGCCATGGCTAAGCACTACGCTGCCAACGAGCAAGAAACCAACCGAATGAACATCTCACAAACAGTCGCGCCACAAGTGTTGCACGAACTGTACCTCCTGCCTTTTGAAATGGCGGTCAAAGACGGTAAAGTCGCTTCGTTGATGTGCTCTTATAATGATGTCAACGGACATCAAATGTGTGAAAACGAAGTCTTATTGACCGGCGTCCTGCGCGATATGTGGGGTTTTGAAGGCTATGTTCAATCGGACTTTTTTGCCGTAAAAAGCACGGCTAAATCGATGAAGGCTGGGCTTGATCATCTGATGCCACAACCTCTGTTTTGGTCTCCCGAAAAACTCAATGCAGCGTTATCCAGCGGGGAGCTGGACATCAGCGACATCGACCTTGCTCTGAAGCGACGCTACACACAAATGTTCAAAATGGGCATCTTCGAGCGCCCTATTGTCCAAACGCCCATGGATATTGCCGGTGGCGGCGAGAAAGCTAGGATCATTGGCCAAAATTCTGTGGTACTGCTGCAAAATAACAGCACTCTGCCGTTCTCAACGTCAACTCAGCGCGTATTGGTGATCGGCAAAGCGTCACAAGTCTACGCTCAGCAAGCAGTCGCCGGCGGCGTGATGGTCGGAAAACCGATGGGCGCCGGTGGTGGCAGCTCAGATGTCGTACCGCACTATACGATTGCGCCCGTGGATGGCATCAAAAATGTACTCAAAGAACTGGGCAACCCCTCGGCCCAAGTCGAACTGGCCCTGATCGAAGACGACAACAGTAACCTGGCCCAGTATGCCCAAGCTATTCGCGGTGCAGACGCGATTGTCATTATGGTTGGCTCGATTTCTGAGGAAGGCGCTGATCGCGCAACGCTCAGCGATCAAACGGGTGTGGGTACGGTAGTGTCAATGGGCGATACCCTTGACTGGTACACGGATCATCCAAATCAAATTACCACCGTAGCTCGCACCGACGATAAACCACTTAATCCAGAACGCAACAGCAACACCATCGAAATGATCTCTAAGATACTAGGCATATCCGATGATGTTGCAACTAAGACCGCTTTAGTCATGAAAAACAACGCTGGCATCAGCCTGCCTAAAGCTGGCGATATTATCGGCGCAGCAGGACCCGCCATCGTGGAGGCTTGGTTCCCTGGGCAAGAGGATGGACACATTGTCGCCGACGTCTTGTGGGGCAAAGTCAATCCGTCCGCGAAAAGCCCCGTCACCTACCCTTACTCCGGCATGGGCTTCCTTGATGCAATTAAAGGGGACGCTCGATATTTCCCTGGTATCGAAGTTAGCGGTAAAGGGGCCGTAGAGTATTTAGAGGGTCTTAACATTGGTTATCGCTGGTATGACGCGAATATTAGCGGGCAGTGTGATGTGACGCCACACGGCACAAACTCTTGCGTCGCATTCCCTTTCGGTCACGGTTTGTCATACACCGAGTTTGAGATGTCCGAGCCCGAGCTCTCTGTCACTGACACAGGTATTGTGGTTCGCGTTAATGTCAAAAATATTGGCGCGCGCGCTGGTGCTCAAGTTGTTCAGGTTTACGCAGGTATTCCCTCTGAAGAACAACCACCCAAGCGCTTGGTTGCGTTTGATAAAGTGTCTTTAGAAGCGGGCGAAAGCCGCAATGTAGAAATCTCGATTAAATTCGATGCAAGCAGCCATCCATTTTCAACGTTTGATGTAGCTTCCAACCAATGGGTTATGCCTAAAGGTGAGCACCTGGTATACGTCGGCACCTCATCAAGCCCCGCCGACTTGCAAAGTCTTAGCTTTAACCACTAA
- the ilvC gene encoding ketol-acid reductoisomerase — protein sequence MRNNYFNTLPLRLQLAQLGKCRFMDSSEFSDGVEKLKGKKLVIVGCGAQGLNQGLNLRDSGLDVSYTLRAEAIAEKRQSWKNATDNGFTVGTYEELIPTADMVLNLTPDKQHSAVVSQVMPLMKHGACLSYSHGFNIVEEGMQIREDITVIMVAPKCPGTEVREEYKRGFGVPTLIAVHTENDPNGEGLELAKAYAVGTGGHRAGVLQSSFIAEVKSDLMGEQTILCGMLQTGSILCFDKMVESGIDSGYASKLIQYGWETVTEGLKQGGITNMMDRLSNPAKLRAFYLAEELKEIMRPLYEKHQDDIITGEFSSTMMADWDNDDANLLKWRAATAETAFEKAENTTQEISEQEFYDKGILMVAMVKAGVELAFETMVAAGIIAESAYYESLHETPLIANTIARRKLYEMNVVISDTAEYGCYLFDHACRPLLADFMSKITIDVIGQGIGSDNTVDNRELIAANEAIRNHPVEVVGKKLRGYMTAMKSLA from the coding sequence GTGCGCAACAATTACTTCAATACCCTTCCCCTCCGCCTACAACTCGCCCAGCTGGGCAAGTGCCGCTTTATGGATTCGAGCGAATTCAGCGATGGCGTTGAAAAGCTCAAAGGCAAAAAGCTGGTGATCGTCGGCTGCGGCGCACAGGGCCTAAACCAAGGCTTAAACCTGCGCGACAGCGGCTTGGACGTCTCATACACATTGCGCGCTGAAGCGATCGCAGAAAAGCGTCAATCTTGGAAAAATGCCACCGATAATGGCTTCACTGTCGGCACCTATGAAGAGCTTATCCCAACCGCTGACATGGTGCTTAACCTCACGCCCGACAAGCAGCACTCTGCTGTTGTATCGCAAGTGATGCCTTTAATGAAACATGGTGCCTGCTTATCTTACTCGCACGGTTTCAACATCGTTGAAGAAGGCATGCAGATTCGCGAAGACATCACGGTAATCATGGTTGCACCAAAGTGTCCGGGCACCGAGGTCCGCGAAGAGTACAAGCGGGGATTCGGCGTACCCACACTCATCGCAGTCCACACCGAAAACGACCCTAATGGCGAGGGCTTAGAACTTGCAAAAGCCTACGCCGTAGGTACCGGCGGCCATCGAGCAGGTGTACTGCAGAGCTCGTTTATCGCCGAGGTCAAGTCAGACTTAATGGGTGAGCAAACTATCTTGTGCGGCATGCTCCAAACCGGTTCAATTTTGTGCTTTGACAAAATGGTAGAATCAGGCATCGACTCAGGCTACGCCTCTAAACTCATTCAATACGGCTGGGAGACTGTCACCGAAGGTTTGAAGCAAGGCGGCATCACCAACATGATGGATCGCCTGTCGAACCCCGCAAAATTGCGCGCTTTCTATCTAGCTGAAGAGCTAAAAGAGATCATGCGTCCACTTTACGAAAAACACCAAGACGACATTATTACTGGCGAGTTCTCGTCTACCATGATGGCTGATTGGGACAACGATGACGCCAACCTACTAAAATGGCGCGCAGCAACCGCTGAAACCGCCTTTGAAAAAGCCGAAAACACGACTCAAGAAATTTCTGAGCAAGAGTTTTATGACAAGGGCATCTTGATGGTAGCGATGGTAAAAGCCGGTGTTGAATTGGCATTTGAAACCATGGTGGCTGCCGGCATTATCGCCGAATCAGCGTACTATGAGTCACTTCACGAAACACCACTCATTGCAAACACCATTGCTCGCCGCAAGCTCTACGAGATGAATGTTGTGATTTCGGATACGGCAGAATACGGCTGCTACTTGTTCGACCACGCCTGCCGTCCGCTATTGGCTGACTTCATGAGCAAAATCACTATCGATGTGATTGGACAAGGTATCGGCAGCGACAATACGGTTGATAACCGTGAACTCATTGCTGCAAACGAAGCCATCCGCAATCACCCAGTAGAGGTAGTAGGTAAGAAACTACGCGGCTACATGACTGCCATGAAATCTCTAGCATAA